Proteins co-encoded in one Capnocytophaga ochracea DSM 7271 genomic window:
- the cdd gene encoding cytidine deaminase — MEYSLMKTEKQLNIKYSVFEGVTDLPKKAQELMQQAIMARENAYAPYSKFKVGAAVRLKNGQIFIGSNQENAAYPSGLCAERVAIYQASTQCPDEEIEMIAISGTAEDPTCYPVSPCGACRQSLSEYETKQKKLIPVYFMGAEGNIIRTASIKDLLPFLFDGSLM, encoded by the coding sequence ATTGAATATTCACTTATGAAAACGGAAAAACAATTAAATATTAAATATAGCGTTTTTGAGGGGGTTACTGACTTGCCCAAAAAGGCACAAGAACTAATGCAACAAGCTATTATGGCTAGAGAAAATGCTTATGCTCCTTACTCCAAATTTAAGGTAGGAGCGGCGGTTCGTCTTAAAAACGGACAGATTTTCATAGGTTCTAATCAGGAGAATGCTGCTTATCCGTCGGGGTTATGTGCTGAAAGAGTGGCTATTTATCAGGCTTCTACCCAATGTCCTGATGAAGAAATAGAGATGATTGCTATTTCGGGCACTGCCGAAGACCCTACTTGTTACCCTGTTTCTCCGTGTGGAGCGTGTAGGCAATCACTTTCAGAATACGAGACTAAGCAGAAAAAGCTAATACCTGTTTATTTTATGGGAGCAGAAGGGAATATCATCAGAACAGCTTCTATCAAAGATTTACTACCTTTCCTTTTTGACGGTAGTTTGATGTAA
- a CDS encoding DUF4230 domain-containing protein — protein sequence MKKFLLGVAVAVVALLLVKYFTDKKEDKERLEADTALIQTQIANVSKLVVTEGHFAEVLSYTDTQKYFMDLLSFDKKILTVVNADVTVAYDLHKISYEVNEEQKKVIIKSLPEAEVKIYPTMKYYDVSQSQVNPFTPTDVEKIQKKVKAELERKVNASTLRSNAENRLLTELSNLIFATRAVGWTLEYQNTPIESREDFKMLKP from the coding sequence ATGAAGAAATTTTTGTTAGGAGTAGCTGTGGCTGTAGTAGCCTTGCTATTAGTAAAGTATTTTACTGATAAGAAAGAAGACAAAGAGAGATTGGAGGCTGATACGGCTCTGATACAAACGCAAATAGCCAACGTAAGCAAGTTGGTTGTTACTGAAGGACATTTTGCAGAAGTACTCTCGTATACCGATACTCAAAAGTACTTTATGGATTTGCTTTCGTTTGATAAGAAAATCCTCACAGTAGTAAATGCTGATGTAACGGTAGCTTACGACCTGCACAAAATCAGCTATGAGGTAAACGAAGAGCAAAAGAAAGTCATCATTAAATCGCTACCAGAGGCAGAGGTAAAGATATACCCAACGATGAAATATTACGACGTGAGCCAGAGTCAGGTGAACCCTTTTACTCCTACCGATGTAGAGAAGATACAGAAGAAGGTAAAAGCCGAGTTGGAACGCAAAGTGAATGCTTCAACCCTAAGGAGCAATGCCGAAAATCGATTGCTTACCGAACTTTCTAATCTTATTTTTGCTACCCGAGCTGTGGGCTGGACGTTAGAGTACCAAAATACGCCTATTGAAAGTAGAGAAGATTTTAAAATGCTGAAACCATAA
- the crcB gene encoding fluoride efflux transporter CrcB yields the protein MIKSVLIVGLGSFMGGVFRYVLSVGLSRWGKILSFPISIFMVNILGCFLIGILYGYFKNKEVDSYLILLLMTGVLGGFTTFSTFSLEVLQLFQQNELLKATFYVVGSVGLGILACFLGYIIGNR from the coding sequence ATGATAAAATCAGTTTTAATAGTAGGACTTGGGAGCTTTATGGGCGGAGTTTTTCGTTATGTGCTTTCAGTAGGATTGAGCAGATGGGGTAAAATATTGTCCTTCCCGATAAGTATTTTTATGGTAAATATATTGGGGTGTTTCTTGATAGGAATACTCTACGGTTATTTCAAGAATAAAGAAGTAGATAGCTATCTAATTTTATTACTAATGACAGGCGTTTTGGGAGGCTTCACCACGTTTTCTACTTTTTCATTGGAAGTACTGCAATTATTTCAGCAAAATGAACTACTAAAAGCTACTTTTTATGTAGTAGGAAGTGTAGGATTGGGAATTTTGGCGTGCTTTTTGGGATACATTATAGGCAATAGGTAA
- a CDS encoding endonuclease III domain-containing protein codes for MSQKIKVFNKLLAHYGKQYWWTDPNRITDWISMILIQQTTQQNTEKALANLEGNLSVEALHAMELNTLQEYIRPAGFYKQKSTYIKALMEWYVSHGASLQKFEAIPTEELRKELLSIKGVGEETADAMLLYIFERKVFIADQYAIRLLNRLNLSSAQTYKALREECMPLVAEIPLETCQEWHAVIDVHGKAYRKGFTDEQWLLE; via the coding sequence ATGTCTCAAAAAATCAAAGTTTTTAATAAATTATTAGCCCATTACGGCAAGCAATATTGGTGGACTGACCCCAATCGCATTACCGACTGGATTTCGATGATTCTCATTCAGCAAACGACCCAACAGAATACCGAAAAAGCCCTTGCTAACTTAGAGGGTAACTTATCGGTAGAGGCTTTACACGCTATGGAACTGAACACTTTACAGGAATATATACGTCCGGCAGGCTTCTACAAGCAAAAAAGCACTTACATCAAAGCCCTAATGGAATGGTATGTGTCGCACGGAGCTTCCTTACAAAAGTTTGAAGCTATCCCTACTGAGGAACTTCGCAAGGAACTGCTCTCTATCAAAGGTGTGGGCGAAGAAACTGCCGATGCTATGTTGTTGTACATCTTTGAGCGAAAGGTATTCATAGCCGACCAGTACGCTATACGACTTTTGAACCGCCTGAACCTCTCTTCAGCACAGACTTACAAAGCCCTCCGCGAAGAGTGTATGCCCTTAGTTGCTGAAATTCCCTTAGAAACCTGCCAAGAATGGCACGCTGTGATTGATGTGCACGGCAAGGCTTACCGCAAAGGTTTTACCGATGAACAGTGGTTATTAGAATAA
- a CDS encoding MarR family winged helix-turn-helix transcriptional regulator, with product MISQSSIFSLRAEESSGLLLWQVSMLWQRGIKKVLQPFDLTHPQFVLLASAQWFAQQGKEITQVSLANFTKIDPMTTSQVVRTLQSKDLITREEHKTDTRAKVVTITAQGAELIAQAVAKVEAFDDEFFSTLATEQPSFNAQLHKLLTN from the coding sequence ATGATCTCTCAGTCCTCAATTTTTAGTTTAAGAGCCGAAGAAAGCTCAGGGCTTTTACTTTGGCAGGTAAGTATGTTATGGCAACGCGGAATCAAAAAAGTATTGCAACCTTTCGACCTCACACATCCCCAGTTTGTACTCTTGGCGAGCGCCCAGTGGTTCGCCCAACAAGGAAAGGAAATCACGCAGGTATCTTTGGCAAATTTCACCAAGATAGACCCAATGACTACCTCGCAAGTGGTGCGCACTTTGCAGAGCAAAGACCTCATTACAAGGGAAGAACACAAGACCGACACCCGCGCCAAAGTAGTTACTATCACCGCTCAAGGTGCCGAACTCATCGCACAAGCTGTCGCTAAGGTCGAGGCTTTCGACGATGAATTTTTCAGTACTTTGGCAACCGAACAGCCCTCGTTCAACGCTCAACTACACAAACTTTTAACGAATTAG
- a CDS encoding EVE domain-containing protein: protein MKNRPIKYWIIVASRDHVQMGVAGGFAQACHGKAQPLKRMQEGDGILYYSSKRYFGKEDKCQAFTAIGRVKDEEVYAFQMSENFCPFRRNITFVDCEETPIADLIELLDFIPNKKAWGYPFRFGILEISENDFKLIASKMLHNDLSVLNF from the coding sequence ATGAAAAACAGACCTATCAAATATTGGATTATCGTGGCGAGCAGAGACCACGTACAAATGGGCGTTGCGGGAGGATTTGCCCAAGCCTGCCACGGAAAGGCACAGCCTTTGAAACGTATGCAGGAGGGAGACGGTATTCTCTATTACTCTTCCAAACGCTATTTTGGAAAGGAAGACAAATGCCAAGCCTTCACGGCTATTGGCAGAGTGAAAGACGAGGAAGTCTATGCCTTTCAGATGAGTGAAAATTTCTGTCCATTTAGGAGAAATATTACTTTTGTAGACTGCGAAGAAACGCCCATAGCCGACCTTATCGAGCTATTGGACTTTATCCCTAACAAAAAAGCGTGGGGATATCCTTTTCGCTTTGGTATTTTGGAAATATCCGAGAACGATTTTAAACTTATAGCCTCTAAAATGTTACACAATGATCTCTCAGTCCTCAATTTTTAG
- a CDS encoding NAD(P)H-dependent oxidoreductase, with protein sequence MKVLIINGHPTMETSNANKAILEEVKRLLPDAEVSNLQALYPNYQIDVTAEQAKLVKADVIVWQFPVNWYSLPALLKKWLDNVFSHGFAYGDNKLMGKKLILSFTTGAPEEAYQHGGAQNYPFTDFLNIHRQTANHCKLLFQEPVISYGMKYIPEVMPKEALTTLQQRAKDHAARLVAQIKELN encoded by the coding sequence ATGAAAGTTTTAATTATCAACGGGCATCCTACTATGGAGACGTCCAACGCCAATAAGGCTATTTTAGAAGAAGTAAAACGCTTGCTCCCTGACGCTGAAGTAAGTAACTTGCAAGCCCTTTATCCTAACTATCAAATTGATGTAACTGCCGAACAAGCTAAACTTGTAAAAGCAGATGTAATTGTATGGCAATTCCCCGTGAATTGGTATTCGCTTCCTGCCTTGTTGAAAAAATGGTTAGACAACGTATTTTCACACGGCTTTGCTTATGGCGACAACAAGCTGATGGGTAAGAAACTCATCCTTTCTTTCACTACCGGAGCGCCTGAAGAGGCTTACCAACACGGTGGCGCACAGAACTATCCGTTTACCGATTTTCTCAACATTCACCGCCAAACTGCCAATCACTGCAAACTGCTATTCCAAGAGCCTGTAATCTCTTATGGAATGAAGTACATTCCAGAGGTAATGCCCAAAGAAGCACTTACAACCTTACAACAAAGAGCCAAAGATCACGCCGCTCGATTGGTTGCACAAATCAAAGAATTAAACTAA
- a CDS encoding VOC family protein, which yields MKLNAGIITEKLAESKAFYTQVLQFGVTFENDFYLLLHTPNHEAEISFLLPNHPSQQPLFQKPFTQQGVYLTIEVENVDDYYHKLKEQGVPIAIALREEPWGDRHFAIIDPNGIGIDIVTYCAPE from the coding sequence ATGAAATTAAACGCAGGTATTATCACCGAGAAATTAGCCGAGAGCAAGGCTTTCTACACCCAAGTATTGCAATTTGGCGTTACTTTTGAAAACGACTTTTATTTGCTGTTGCACACCCCCAATCACGAGGCAGAAATCAGTTTTTTGTTGCCTAACCACCCTTCGCAACAGCCTCTCTTCCAAAAACCTTTTACCCAACAGGGTGTATACCTCACCATTGAAGTAGAGAACGTAGACGACTATTACCACAAACTAAAAGAGCAGGGTGTGCCCATCGCCATAGCGCTTCGCGAAGAGCCTTGGGGTGACCGCCATTTTGCCATTATAGACCCCAACGGCATCGGTATTGATATCGTAACCTATTGCGCACCTGAGTAA
- a CDS encoding helix-turn-helix domain-containing protein translates to MLSLRPYYHPIQSVIPAEEKEVTYTEFLPCEALRSFIYCYWELKSPPRNTPFCYRVVADGCIDLFFDCNTPQMSSLMGYCNTYVEFPITGAFHYVGVRFLPSVFPLLFGQDAFEISAQEIPLREVVPALATFIAEQLETPFSLATIAQRLDNYFLRHLSQRPLQMDKRFFSALLQILQSKGSIHISELDTGISTRQLRRLFDYYIGDSPKTFSNIVRFQHILSAKAYHNHSFLDTYYDQAHFIKSFKTFYGDTPSKVLG, encoded by the coding sequence GTGTTATCACTTCGTCCCTATTATCACCCTATACAATCGGTTATTCCTGCGGAAGAAAAAGAGGTTACTTATACTGAGTTTCTTCCGTGTGAGGCTTTGCGTTCGTTTATCTATTGCTATTGGGAACTGAAATCTCCTCCGCGTAACACACCTTTTTGCTACCGAGTAGTTGCCGACGGTTGTATAGATCTATTTTTTGACTGCAACACCCCGCAGATGAGTTCCCTTATGGGCTATTGCAATACATACGTAGAGTTTCCCATAACGGGTGCCTTTCACTATGTCGGAGTGCGCTTTCTGCCTAGTGTCTTTCCGCTACTTTTTGGTCAAGATGCTTTTGAAATCAGCGCACAAGAAATCCCTTTGCGTGAGGTAGTACCTGCGTTGGCTACTTTTATAGCCGAGCAGTTGGAAACTCCCTTTTCGTTAGCTACCATTGCACAACGTTTGGATAACTATTTTCTCCGTCACCTATCACAACGCCCTTTGCAGATGGATAAGCGCTTTTTCTCGGCACTTTTGCAGATATTGCAAAGCAAAGGTAGCATACACATCAGTGAGTTGGATACCGGCATCAGCACCCGACAGTTGCGCCGCCTTTTCGACTACTACATAGGCGATAGTCCTAAGACTTTTAGCAATATTGTGCGCTTCCAACATATATTAAGTGCAAAAGCCTATCACAACCATTCTTTTTTAGACACTTATTACGACCAAGCCCACTTTATCAAATCGTTTAAAACATTCTATGGCGATACCCCAAGCAAGGTGTTAGGCTGA